The Vicinamibacterales bacterium genome includes a region encoding these proteins:
- a CDS encoding FtsX-like permease family protein, translated as MRVGSRIASQVAAAVVSGLAPAPAVDRDLPLYYVGTPAQHYDSALAQNRVIAGMFSSFGLVAVLMASVGLYGVMSFSVNQRRQEFGVRMALGADRRAIVAIVLRRAGRQIALGLTLGFALAFLLATIGRDVLAGMLFNVSAHDQFSYAIVFAVVAVVSLVAALVPALRAARVHPMSALRAE; from the coding sequence TTGCGTGTCGGTTCTCGGATAGCGTCCCAGGTGGCGGCGGCCGTCGTCTCCGGCCTCGCGCCCGCGCCGGCCGTCGATCGCGACCTGCCCCTCTACTATGTCGGCACGCCGGCACAGCACTACGACAGCGCGCTCGCGCAGAACCGCGTCATCGCCGGGATGTTCTCGTCGTTCGGCCTCGTGGCCGTCCTGATGGCTTCGGTCGGCCTCTACGGCGTCATGTCCTTCTCGGTGAACCAGCGCCGCCAGGAGTTCGGCGTGCGCATGGCACTCGGCGCCGATCGCCGCGCCATCGTGGCCATCGTGCTGCGCCGGGCCGGACGACAGATCGCGCTCGGCCTGACGCTGGGCTTCGCCCTGGCGTTCCTGCTCGCGACGATCGGCCGGGACGTCCTGGCGGGGATGCTGTTCAACGTCAGCGCACACGATCAGTTCAGCTACGCGATCGTCTTCGCCGTCGTCGCCGTCGTTTCGCTCGTCGCCGCGCTCGTGCCTGCGCTCCGTGCGGCAAGAGTGCATCCGATGAGCGCCCTGCGCGCCGAGTGA